DNA from Evansella sp. LMS18:
AGTTTAACCTAGCCTTAACTTTAAAGGGGGAAACACTGATGTCGGCAACAATTATTTCAGGAAAAGAGCTTGCTTCGGAAAAGCGGAAACAAATGAAGGAAGAAACTGAAAAACTGAAAGAACAGGGGATTACACCAGGACTTGCTGTAATTCTTGTGGGAGAAGACCCTGCATCCAGATCATATGTGAAAGCGAAGCAAAAAGCATGCAGTGAAACAGGGATTCATTCAGAACTTGAAGAGCTCCCTGACACTGTAACTGAAGAAGAGCTGCTTGAAAAAATAGATCAGCTTAATAAAGCTGACCATATTCATGGAATACTTGTACAGCTGCCGCTGCCTGGCCATATCTCAGAGGAAGCTGTAATTGAAGCAATCAGCCCTGAGAAAGATGTAGATGGTTTTCATCCTGTCAATATAGGCAGGATGATGACCGGGCAGGATACGTTTTTGCCTTGTACTCCTTTTGGCATTATTGAAATGATAAAGTCAAAAGGGATTGAGATTAAAGGCAAGCACGCTGTCGTGGTGGGCAGAAGCAATATCGTCGGCAAGCCGGTGGGCCAGCTGCTGCTGAAAGAAGATGCTACGGTAACTTACTGCCATTCCAGGACAGAGAATATGAAAGATTATACTAAGTCAGCCGACATTTTAGTTGTTGCTGTAGGTAAAGCTTTTTTCCTGAGTAAGGATTATATTAAAGAAGGAGCAGTAGTCATTGATGTAGGAGTAAACAGGAATGACGACGGTAAACTGGTAGGGGATGTAGATTACGAAGGAGCGAAGGAAATCGCTTCCTATATCACTCCGGTCCCTGGCGGAGTCGGCCCTATGACGATTACGATGCTTCTGCACAATACTATAGTATCAGCACAGAAATATTCTGCTTAAGAGGAGAATTCCATGAAACAGGAGTTTTTATCTGTCAGTGAACTAAACAAAATAATTAAAAGGGTTATAGATTCCGAGCCGCTTATCCAGAATGTATGGCTACGGGCTGAGATATCGAATTTCAAGCATCATTCCCGCGGGCATATGTACTTTACATTAAAGGATGACAGATCAAAAGTTAATTCTGTCATGTTTGCAGGAAGCAATCGTTTTCTGAAGTTCCGGCCTGAAAACGGAATGAGCGTGCTTGTTAGAGGGGATATCTCAGTCTATGAACCCCATGGGCAGTATCAGTTATATGTAAAAGAAATGCAGCCTGATGGAATCGGTAATCTTTACATGGCTTTTGAAGAGCTGAAAAAGAAGCTCGATATGGCAGGTTATTTTTCGCCTCAAATCAAAAAAACGATACCAGCCGTGCCAAAGTCCATTGCTGTGATTACCTCTCCAACTGGTGCAGCAGTCCGTGATATTATCACTACAATTGAAAGAAGATTCCCGGTGGCAAAGATCATACTTCTTCCTGTTCTCGTACAGGGACCAGGGTCGGCTGCCTCTGTGGCGAGAGCGATAAATCAGGCAAATGCGGCAGGAAACTTCGATGTGATTATCGCGGGACGGGGTGGCGGATCTATTGAAGAATTGTGGGCTTTTAATGAAGAAATCGTGGCTGAGGCCATTTATAAGTCTGTTATCCCTGTAATCTCTGCAGTAGGCCACGAAACAGATGTGACCATCAGCGATTTCGTTGCCGACCTCAGGGCCCCTACCCCAACGGCTGCAGCGGAAATGGCTGTTCCGGATATTAAAGAACTGGCCAGAGCACTGGAAGAGAGGAAGTTGAGACTTGTAAGAGGAATTCAGGCAGTCCACAATGCCGGGAGAGACCGGCTCGATTTTCTCGCCAGGTCGTATGCGTTTCGCTATCCTAAACAGCTTCTGGAACAAAAGGAGCAGGATCTGGACCGGCTGGTGGAGTCTCTGCGGAAATCTGTAAGCCGAACCCTGGAAAGGAAACAGACCAGGCAGGAAGAACTAGCAGGACGTATTAAGCGGGTCCACCCCGCAAATTTAATAGACCGGGAAAAGAAAAAGCTGGACGATCTGAAAATAAATTTAAGTAAATCACTTAACAGGCTGGTCCAGGAGAAAGAAAAACAGTTTTCTGTTAATATTTCAAAGCTGGAAGTCCTCAGTCCCTTAAAGATGATGGAAAGAGGCTACAGTCTCGTCTATAACGAGGAAAACGAGCTTGTGAAAAAGGTGGCGGATGCCCCTGAAGACACAGCTATATCAATCAGGCTGCAGGATGGGGAACTCACTTGTAAGGTGACAGAGCGGGAATATAAGGAACTTCCTAAAGTGAACAGGAGTGAAAATAATGGCAAATGAAAATAATGAACTAACTTTTGAGGAAGCGATGGAACAGCTTGAAACAGTTGTTAACAAGCTGGAAGAAGGGGATGTTCCTCTGGAGGAAGCAATCAGGATGTTTGAAGAAGGCATGAAGCTTTCGAAGTTCTGCCATGAGAGGCTTCAGAATGTGGAAAAACAAATGACCCAGGTACTTACAGAAGATGGGGAGCTTAAACCATTTTCAGTAAGTGAAGATACTCCGGAGTGAAGCAAGTGATGATAAATGAATTTATTAACCGGGAAAAAATCCAGATAGATAAAAGGCTGCCTGAATTTATAGAGAGATTGAGCTGTCCGGAATCCCTCAAACAGGCGATGGTATATTCTCTAAAGGCCGGTGGAAAAAGAGTGCGTCCGGTCCTTCTCCTGGCAGTGCTTGAAAGCTGCCGCAAACCTGTATCCGCAGGCTATGAAGTGGCTTGTGCGATCGAAATGATTCATACATATTCACTCATACATGACGACCTTCCGGCTATGGATGACGACGACTTGCGCAGAGGCCAGCCAACTAACCATAAAGTACATGGGGAAGCAATGGCTATTCTTGCCGGGGATGCTTTGCTTACATACAGCTATGAATTAATATCAAAAGCCGACCACCTGAATGCTTCGGAGAGGGTGGAGCTAATACAATTGGCAGCAGTTGCTGCCGGCCCGGAAGGTATGGTCGGCGGACAGGCTGAAGATATGGAAGCTGAAGGAAAGCTCATCGATGTGGACCAGCTTGAGAATATTCACCGGCATAAGACAGGCGATCTTCTGTCTGTGTCCGTTGAGGCAGGGGCAGTAATTGCCGGATTGAGTGAAGCTGACAGGCGATCGTTGAAGAAATACGCCTATCATATTGGTATCGCCTTCCAGATTAAAGATGACCTTCTTGATGTAGAAGGAGATGAAGAAAAACTCGGGAAAAGGATAGGCAGTGACATTGTTAATGACAAAAGCACCTACCCAAAACTCCTTGGGATAGATGGAGCGAGAAAAAAGCTCGATTATCATCTCGATACTGCAAAAAAATATTTATATGAAACAAATTTAAATCATACATTATTAGAAGAATTGGCTGATTATATAAAAAATCGTTCTTCTTGAGGTTCCGTGTGTAAAAGCATATAATACTCTTAATAAGTTCAGAGATAAGCACATGCCCCTGCCTGGGGGAATGTTTGTGCTGTTGTCAGACAACCAGTTTTTATGCTATAATACAGGTAGTATCGGGTGGTGCAGTATTCTAGTCGGTTCTCCATCTTTGAAAGCGGGCCTAAAAATCCGCTAAAGGGCACATCGATGAAGTTCCTAGTCTCGGCTTGAGGCGCCCAGCCTTGGGTCCTGACTGGGAGTAAAGGCTGTAGGGCGATCCACAATGGCATGTGGGCGATGACCCTGCAACCGCGGAGGCCTTATGTTACGGTAAGCGTGCCCGCGTGAGCTGTGATATGAGGTATGAACCTGCTTAGTGAGTTGGGAGCTTGCGAGCAGCGTAGCCTGCCTTGAGTGGAGTTCGAGGGGATTATGAATGCCAGGTTGTATACACAGCAATCATTCATATGAAATCGACTCTGCAAAAGAGGATAGAAGATGGTTAAGAACTGCTGAGGAAAACTCCTAGACTGTTCTGCCAAGGACATTTAGAGAGGATTATAGTGCGTACTAAGTGGTAATCCAGTCTGACGATTGGCGACAACGTCAAGTCGGGTTTAAAGGGAAACCGTCACAGCGGCGACGCTGAGGTACCTGGCTGGGAAAACCTACTGGACCTAAGACGCAGACTTTACTCTTTAAATGACCACCCGGATTACATAATTTATAGAGATTATTTAAGTTGGGGCTTATGTGACATAAATATTTAACAGAAACGATGATGAAGTATGAAAGAATCGATAAAAAAATCTTTACACTGGAGCCTTATTGTAGCCGTTATCACCTTGGTGCTGGCGGCTCTTTTTGCTGTAATTTCCACCTCGATATTAAGCGGCGTTACTTGGGGAACAGGAATGGTAATTGTTTTCATTATTGTATTCATTGGTGTATTATTTGATACTATAGGAGTAGCGGCTACAGCAGCAAATGAAAAACCATTCCATGCAATGGCGGCGGCAAAGCTCCCCGGAGCAAAACAGGCAGTGCAGATTACCCGTAATGCTGACCGCTTTGCAAACTTCTGTAACGATGTGATAGGTGATATAGCGGGTGTTATCAGTGGTACAGCTTCTGCTTATGTCGTCCTCCGTTTCTCCCTTCAGCTGGGGTACGAGGAAGGGACAACCTTTCAGTTTCTCGTCTCTGTACTGTTCACAGCGCTTGTCGCTGCACTGACCGTTGGCGGTAAGTCAGTTGGAAAAACCCTTGCTATTCAGTACTCCACAGAAATCATCTATAACGTGGGTAGATTATTTTATTTTTTAGAGGTAAAATTGAAAATAACTATTTTTAATGGCAAAAAGAAAAACAAAAACGCGAATAAACGAAATAAAGGCAGTAAGAAAACTATAAGAAAGTGAGGGTTTTTCCTTGAACTTAGAAGGCATTAAAGACCCAAAATTTCTGAAAAACTATTCGAATGAACAACTTGAAGATCTCGCCCAGGATATAAGGGATTTTTTAATTGCTAAATTATCTGTAACCGGCGGCCATCTTGGGCCCAATCTCGGCGTAGTCGAGCTCACCCTTGTACTTCACCAGCTTTTTGACAGCCCGAAGGATAAGTTCCTGTGGGATGTAGGACATCAGGCATATGTCCACAAAATATTAACCGGTCGGGCGGGAAAGTTTGATGAATTAAGGCAGTATAAAGGGCTTTGCGGCTTTCCTAAAATGTCTGAAAGCGAGCATGATGTATGGGAAACCGGCCACAGTTCAACCTCTCTCTCAGCTGCGATGGGAATGGCTGCGGCTCGTGATATTAAGGGAACAGATGATGTAGTCATTCCTATTATCGGCGATGGAGCGCTAACAGGGGGTATGGCACTGGAAGCGCTTAACCATATCGGCCATGAACAAAAAGACCTGATAGTTGTGCTTAATGACAATGAAATGTCGATAGCTCCAAACGTAGGGGCTCTTCATAACGTCCTTGGCAGAATGCGTACCGCAGGTAAGTATCAGAAGGCAAAAGATGATCTGGAAATGCTTATAAAGAAAATTCCTGCATTCGGGGGGCGTCTCGCTGCAACAGCAGAAAGAGTGAAGGACAGCCTTAAATACCTCCTTGTTTCAGGAATGTTCTTTGAGGAATTAGGCTTTACTTATCTCGGCCCTGTCGATGGACATGATCTGGAAGACCTTAAAGTAAACATGAATTACGCCAAAAAAACAAAAGGGCCTGTGCTTGTTCACGTTATCACGAAAAAGGGGAAAGGATACGCCCCTGCAGAGAATGACGCGAAGGGTACGTGGCATGGCCTGGGGCCATATAAAATCGAATCAGGTGAAGTAGTTAAAAAGCCAGGGCCTCCAAGTTACAGTGGGGTGTTCGCCGAGAGCCTGAAAAAAGTGGCCCGTGAAGACGACCGGGTGGTCGCCTTAACCGCAGCAATGCCTGGAGGGACGAAACTCGACCAGTTTGCCAAGGAGTTCCCTGACAGGATGTTTGATGTTGGTATTGCGGAACAGCATGCAACTACAATGGCCGCAGGGCTGGCTACCCAGGGAATGAAACCGGTTTTTGCTGTTTATTCCACGTTCCTGCAGCGCGGCTATGACCAGGTGGTTCATGATGTCTGCAGGCAGAACCTGAACGTATTTTTTGCTATCGACCGTGCGGGGCTTGTAGGTGCTGACGGGGAAACTCACCAGGGAGTCTTCGATATTTCTTATTTAAGGCATTTGCCTAATATGAAAATATTGATGCCTAAGGACGAAAATGAGCTCCAGCATATGATTTTTACAGCTGTCAATCATGAGGGCGGGCCAATTGCTGTCCGTTATCCAAGAGGAAATGGATACGGAGTGCAGATGGATGAAAAGTTAAAGGAAATTCCTATCGGAGAATGGGAAGTACTGAGAGAAGGAAGCGATTTCTCCCTCTTAACTTTTGGCACAATGATTCCCCTCGCCATGGAAGCTGCGGAAATGCTCGCCAGGAAAGGCATCCAGGCCGAAGTGATAAATGCCAGGTCAATAAAGCCGCTGGATGAGTCAATGCTGCTGGAACTGGCAAGGAAAAACATGCCTGTGTTAACAGTGGAAGAAGCTGCTCTTCAAGGTGGGTTCGGCAGTGCAGTACTGGAATTCTTCCATGAAAACGATATACATTCCATGGTGGTGGAACGAATGGGTGTGCCTGATCGTTTTATTGAACATGGCAGTGTCTCCAAGCTATGGGAGGAAATCGGGCTTACACCTGAAAATATCGTACAGCGTGCTGAGAAAATTCTGCCGAGAAAGAGGCAGCGGGCGTAACATGGAGAAAAAGCAGCGGATAGATGTTTTATTAGTAGAAAAGGGCCTGGTGGAAACAAGGGAAAAAGCGAAACGTTCCATCATGGCCGGACTTGTCTATGCAGATGGGGACAGAATCGACAAACCAGGCACGAAAGTAAGCACCATCAGCGAATTGAAGGTAAAAGGACAAGCTATTCCTTATGTGAGCAGAGGCGGGCTAAAGCTGAAAAAAGCCCTCTCTGCTTTTAACCTGAACCTTGAAGATAAGATAGTCCTTGATATAGGAGCCTCCACAGGCGGTTTTACTGATTGTGCTCTTCAGGAAGGTGCAAGTTTTGTATACGCCGTTGATGTAGGGTATAACCAGCTCGCCTGGAAGCTGCGGCAGGATGAGAGGGTCGCTGTCATGGAGAGAACCAACTTCAGGCATGCAACCCCTGAGATGTTTGACAGGGGAACACCTGATTTTGCCACTATTGATGTTTCTTTCATTTCACTGAAGCTTATCCTCCCTGTTCTCAGAACAATACTGAAGACAGATGGCCAGGTTTCCGCTTTAGTGAAGCCTCAATTCGAAGCGGGAAGAGAAGAAGTAGGAAAAAAAGGAATTGTCCGTGATCCGGCTGTTCATGAGAAAGTCTTACGAAATATTGTGGAGTTCGCCGAAAAAGAAGGGTTCTATCCAGCCGATATTACTGGCTCCCCAATAAGGGGCGGTGAAGGTAATATAGAATTTCTTCTTTATCTTAAAAATGCCGATTCCGCAGGCACGAATGAGGAGTTAAAGGCTAAAATCCCTTCCGTAGTCAGGGAAGCCCATGATGCTGAATAAAGTGAACCTTCAATCAGTGGGGGGATCCATCCCCCGCTGATTGTTAGTTGAACCAATCGGGATAAATAATATAAGTGTGTTTTAATGCGAAAGGCTCAGCATAATTTCTGAGCCTTTTTTTCTGCTTTGCCACCCTGTATGTTGTTCAAGATGAGCGAATTGCCTTTCGGGAAAATCTGATAATATATACACACGTACTCTTTGTTTCAGCAGAATAAATTGTATAAATATAAGAAATCGTTTAATATACGTAGTAGAATAGATAATTACTGCCATATAAGGTGTAAAGATGACAACAGCAATGGAGGAGTTGTAATGAATAAAGGGCAGCGGCATATAAAGATCAGGGAAATAATATCCAACTTTGAAGTGGAAACACAGGATGACCTTGTTCACCAGCTTCGTGAAAGCGGGTTTAATGTAACACAGGCAACTGTAAGCCGTGACATAAAAGAGCTGCATTTAGTGAAAGTACCTATGATGGACGGAAGATATAAATACAGCCTTCCATCGGATCAGAGGTTTAATCCACTGCAAAAACTTAAGAGAGCGCTCGTGGACAGTTTTGTTTCCATCGACCATACCGATAATCTCATCGTGATGAAAACACTTCCCGGTAATGCGAATGCGGTTGGGGCACTTATAGATAATCTTGACTGGCCGGAGCTGATGGGGACTATCTGTGGAGACGATACTATTTTAGTTATTTGCAGAGGCAAAAACGACACCGAAAACATCAGCGAACGCTTTTTGGAAATGCTGTAAATTCTCTTCGAAAAAAGGATGTGATGGCTGTTGTTAATGGAGCTTTCAATCCGTAACTTTGCCATAATAGACAAAATTACTATATCGTTTGATGAAGGGCTTACTGTGCTTACTGGGGAAACAGGTGCCGGTAAATCAATAATCATTGATGCCATTGGACAGCTCATTGGGGGCAGAGGTTCGGTAGACTTCGTAAGGCACGGCAGTAAGCGGGCTGAAATAGAAGGACTGTTTTCAATAGACAATGGGCATGAAATACACCAGTTGTTCGCAGATCTGGGTATAGAAACAGACGAAGATGAGACAGTTGTATTAAGACGGGAAATTACAAATCAGGGAAAAAGTATCTGCCGTATCAATGGCAAGCTTGTAACCCTGGCCATTTTAAGGCAGGTCGGCCAGACTCTTGTTGATATTCATGGCCAGCATGAACACCAGCAGCTTCTCCAGTCCGACAAGCATATTTTACTGCTCGACC
Protein-coding regions in this window:
- a CDS encoding exodeoxyribonuclease VII small subunit is translated as MANENNELTFEEAMEQLETVVNKLEEGDVPLEEAIRMFEEGMKLSKFCHERLQNVEKQMTQVLTEDGELKPFSVSEDTPE
- the argR gene encoding transcriptional regulator AhrC/ArgR, whose protein sequence is MNKGQRHIKIREIISNFEVETQDDLVHQLRESGFNVTQATVSRDIKELHLVKVPMMDGRYKYSLPSDQRFNPLQKLKRALVDSFVSIDHTDNLIVMKTLPGNANAVGALIDNLDWPELMGTICGDDTILVICRGKNDTENISERFLEML
- the xseA gene encoding exodeoxyribonuclease VII large subunit, which gives rise to MKQEFLSVSELNKIIKRVIDSEPLIQNVWLRAEISNFKHHSRGHMYFTLKDDRSKVNSVMFAGSNRFLKFRPENGMSVLVRGDISVYEPHGQYQLYVKEMQPDGIGNLYMAFEELKKKLDMAGYFSPQIKKTIPAVPKSIAVITSPTGAAVRDIITTIERRFPVAKIILLPVLVQGPGSAASVARAINQANAAGNFDVIIAGRGGGSIEELWAFNEEIVAEAIYKSVIPVISAVGHETDVTISDFVADLRAPTPTAAAEMAVPDIKELARALEERKLRLVRGIQAVHNAGRDRLDFLARSYAFRYPKQLLEQKEQDLDRLVESLRKSVSRTLERKQTRQEELAGRIKRVHPANLIDREKKKLDDLKINLSKSLNRLVQEKEKQFSVNISKLEVLSPLKMMERGYSLVYNEENELVKKVADAPEDTAISIRLQDGELTCKVTEREYKELPKVNRSENNGK
- a CDS encoding polyprenyl synthetase family protein, whose protein sequence is MINEFINREKIQIDKRLPEFIERLSCPESLKQAMVYSLKAGGKRVRPVLLLAVLESCRKPVSAGYEVACAIEMIHTYSLIHDDLPAMDDDDLRRGQPTNHKVHGEAMAILAGDALLTYSYELISKADHLNASERVELIQLAAVAAGPEGMVGGQAEDMEAEGKLIDVDQLENIHRHKTGDLLSVSVEAGAVIAGLSEADRRSLKKYAYHIGIAFQIKDDLLDVEGDEEKLGKRIGSDIVNDKSTYPKLLGIDGARKKLDYHLDTAKKYLYETNLNHTLLEELADYIKNRSS
- the folD gene encoding bifunctional methylenetetrahydrofolate dehydrogenase/methenyltetrahydrofolate cyclohydrolase FolD, whose translation is MSATIISGKELASEKRKQMKEETEKLKEQGITPGLAVILVGEDPASRSYVKAKQKACSETGIHSELEELPDTVTEEELLEKIDQLNKADHIHGILVQLPLPGHISEEAVIEAISPEKDVDGFHPVNIGRMMTGQDTFLPCTPFGIIEMIKSKGIEIKGKHAVVVGRSNIVGKPVGQLLLKEDATVTYCHSRTENMKDYTKSADILVVAVGKAFFLSKDYIKEGAVVIDVGVNRNDDGKLVGDVDYEGAKEIASYITPVPGGVGPMTITMLLHNTIVSAQKYSA
- a CDS encoding TlyA family RNA methyltransferase, whose product is MEKKQRIDVLLVEKGLVETREKAKRSIMAGLVYADGDRIDKPGTKVSTISELKVKGQAIPYVSRGGLKLKKALSAFNLNLEDKIVLDIGASTGGFTDCALQEGASFVYAVDVGYNQLAWKLRQDERVAVMERTNFRHATPEMFDRGTPDFATIDVSFISLKLILPVLRTILKTDGQVSALVKPQFEAGREEVGKKGIVRDPAVHEKVLRNIVEFAEKEGFYPADITGSPIRGGEGNIEFLLYLKNADSAGTNEELKAKIPSVVREAHDAE
- the dxs gene encoding 1-deoxy-D-xylulose-5-phosphate synthase, coding for MNLEGIKDPKFLKNYSNEQLEDLAQDIRDFLIAKLSVTGGHLGPNLGVVELTLVLHQLFDSPKDKFLWDVGHQAYVHKILTGRAGKFDELRQYKGLCGFPKMSESEHDVWETGHSSTSLSAAMGMAAARDIKGTDDVVIPIIGDGALTGGMALEALNHIGHEQKDLIVVLNDNEMSIAPNVGALHNVLGRMRTAGKYQKAKDDLEMLIKKIPAFGGRLAATAERVKDSLKYLLVSGMFFEELGFTYLGPVDGHDLEDLKVNMNYAKKTKGPVLVHVITKKGKGYAPAENDAKGTWHGLGPYKIESGEVVKKPGPPSYSGVFAESLKKVAREDDRVVALTAAMPGGTKLDQFAKEFPDRMFDVGIAEQHATTMAAGLATQGMKPVFAVYSTFLQRGYDQVVHDVCRQNLNVFFAIDRAGLVGADGETHQGVFDISYLRHLPNMKILMPKDENELQHMIFTAVNHEGGPIAVRYPRGNGYGVQMDEKLKEIPIGEWEVLREGSDFSLLTFGTMIPLAMEAAEMLARKGIQAEVINARSIKPLDESMLLELARKNMPVLTVEEAALQGGFGSAVLEFFHENDIHSMVVERMGVPDRFIEHGSVSKLWEEIGLTPENIVQRAEKILPRKRQRA